Below is a genomic region from Prunus persica cultivar Lovell chromosome G3, Prunus_persica_NCBIv2, whole genome shotgun sequence.
ATTTGACATTCATAAATGCTTTTGAGTTTATATTTGCATTGTTCAGAGTTTGTTGGTAAATATTGCGAATTATTGGAAGGTCAAAGaccgtttatgtgaattgcatgaaattatattgtgcgtgctgccagttgtggatataaAATGTGTTTTATGCAGCTTGAAAATTGGgcaatgttcaatttacaggggagactctgccgaaatttcggcaggaagtttCGGTCTTTAgaagtgggcccgacatcggggtgatgtcgggaaTTTCCACAGAATTCGTCTCGGGTTTCgggaaattcggggcgggtccttttagaaggttttaacgaggccactATATCATGTCACTCTTTGTACGTCTGTGGttttatgaatgaattctctttctaaaaaaaaacctaattggtttatttaataatttctttaaaaaatttacttaTTAAGTATACGTAATTAATTATCtattatattattgttttataaatataatagcaTACATACATAACtcacccataaaaaaaaaaaaaaaaatctcaaatgGGGCCGTAGTGAAATGTGGATAATGCAGGATTTCTACATTTAGAAGCTCGTGATCCGTAAGTCACCCGCAATGTTCAACTGATTCAAACTTAAGAGTCCATTCttcccttttgcttttatgTCTAGAGCAATCCCTACGTCTGTTCTTGTGTTGTGTTACATGAGGATGCCTTTAGGTACGATCATTGAGGACTTTGTATTGCAGGAATCCTATAAAGCTTCAAATGTTGGGGCAGTTATTTACTTTAAAAGATGCCCCGTCAGTAAGACTAAAGGCATGGTTGGATTATAATCTAAGCAACGAATGGAACTGCTTTTgattttgtcttttcttttttgacacAAATTGGAGGTTGGATTTCCAAACTGCTTcagtatattatatatatatttgatgccTAGTGAGGTTTTCAATAGCCTTTGAACATAATATTAGCAATACTTTTGACGAGTCTTTCTTGGGTGTATACCGTGTATGACTCGATTTTCAGGTGCGTTCTCCGTGCTTTAAATCTTGACAGATTACTCACTCTGCTTTCAGATTTGTTTAAATAACTTCTACATTGTTTAAAGGCCACAGGCTCCTATGGAAGTCCTTATTAGTCACTTGACATTGCCTATCATGTTGTGGATGTGCAAGTTATTATCTGATAGATTTCTTAATGGCTTCATCAGGTTaattaatgattttgtttACAGTGTCTTGAGTGGATGAATGTTTCTTCGCTGTTCAGTTAACATATGTAACTATTTATTTCAATGTTTCGAATATTACAAATATGTAAGAATAAATACTAGAAGGcctatatattgaaatttaaaaattaaattatataactaGAGTAGTCCCGTCACACccaaattttatgttttatcgTCTTATTTGCTTATTAGGGTGTAAGGTAAATgaataagaaaactaaaccaaaacttttatttaaaccAAAGTAATTTACATCATAATTTtataaggaaaaataaaatagaagagagaagaaCACTCTCTTATCCTAGTTTCTACTTAAAAAAAGTACAATGCTATCTGCAATTACTTCCTCTTATTTGCACGTCTTATATCAAACCTCAATTTCAAATCCGGGTAAGTACTAAGGCCCCATTTGGTGTGCCGGATTGGACAGGTTAGGATAAAACTTAGAATGTTTGATTGGGCTCGGCTTTAAGTCCTGTGAGTTGTTTGGTAGATCAATAAGCTGTACCAGACTGACTCCATTggactttgaattttttttaatttttaattaaatagttAGTGTTTATTCCATTATTTAATATCAGAAATAATTGATTTTGGACTAAAAAACCCCTGTTCACTGGATTGGTATCAGATcgaaatatatattccaaccATTCCCAGGGTACATTTAGGCCCACCAAACAACATATAGGGCTTTAGTCCATTTTAATTGGAGAAGTCTGGTCGAGTCTAACCCCACTAAACAAGGCCTAAAAGCTTAATAAGGGTCCTACGTCTTATGTGATAAGCAATATCCCGAAAATTCCCCTACCTCTTCCTAAACTAGCAAAAACTTTCTTTAAGCTTTACTGTATCAACGACTCATCGAGTCTGAACTCAATCACCGAAGCATTGAacatagaatattttaataagcTTGAAGAATCAGCTTtccaattataaatttatatttaaaatcaGACCTCTGAATTCATACATAATACGTTCTGGATCAATCCAAATTGGTcgaattctctctctcacctaTTTCTGTGTAAATACATACAAAATgtattaaaataaagtaaaaaatagTAGAGTAGAGGATCACTTGGTGTTATTTGATTATCGCTAACAACTTTCATTTTCCGGTTATTAATTAAGGTGGGGATCAGGATGACAGAGAGCAATATAGATGATGACTCGGTGATGGGAAATACAGATAATGCAACAGCAGCAGGAAATGATTTGAAGAATCAAAGTTCGGGTTTGAGTGAGAATAGAAAGGAAGACGAGTTATTAGCATCCTCGATTCGAAAAAAGCTTCCTCAGCAGTCTTCTTCACTCGCATGTAGCTGCATATTTCGAATCCCTCATATATTACGCAGGGGTAATGAAAATGTTTTTGTTCCAAACTTAGTTTCAATTGGGCCATATCACCATGGACATGAGGACCTGAAAGCCATGGAAGAAATTAAACAATGGTATTTGCATTGTCTCCTTGAGCGTAGAGGCAATCAGGAGGCCAGTGTGATGTCCTTTGTGAAAGGCATTAGAAGCATGGAAAAATACTGTCGTGATTGCTACGGAGAAAAGGTTAATTTAAGTAGTGATGACTTTGTGGAAATAATGGTGGTTGATGGTTGCTTTATAATTGAACTCTTCCGCAAGTACATTACTGACGCTGGAAAGTGTGCAATAAAGGTTTTCCCAGAAAGGGATGATCCTGTGTTCAACACAGCATGGATGATCGCGGCGCTCCTATACGACTTGCTTCTACTTGAAAATCAGATTCCTTGGAGAGTTCTCGACTGTTTATTCAAGCTCACAAGGGAAAACGATGAAACAGAAGAAACTTCTCTATCTCAGCTTACTCTCTACTACTTTGAGTTTTACACCTTAGGGCGATAtccaaagaaaattgaagaaacgGGAAGCAAGCATTTACTTGACTTTATAAGAAGATGTTTACTAGGAGGAACAAAAGAGGATAGTAATAATATTCATCCTAACTCAGATTGGGCTCCAATCCCTAGTGTCACAGAGCTTCTACAAGCTGGAGTCAAATTTCGACGTACTGACGATAGCATGCTCAACATAACCTTTGAAAATGGAGTTATGAAAATTCCACCGATTGTGGTTAATGAAAATGGCGAGTCCCTTTTCAGAAATCTCATTGTTTACGAGCAGTGCGAAGCCAGCGTGTATGAATGTAAAATTACATCTTATGCTGTGGTGTTGGATAACCTGATCAACACCAGCTCGGATGTGGACATTCTGATACAGAAAGGAATTTTACTTACCCATTTAAGCAAGGAGGATATAGCTAGCTTTTTCAATAAGCTTTACAATAACACCATCCCTGGCCATTTCTCTTATAAAGAGCTCACTGACAAAGTGAATGAGCACTATCACCGTCGCTTCAATAGATGGAAAACAATTCTCGCACGTGATTATTTCAACAATCCATGGTCAACTTTGGCATTTGCTGGTGCCCTcttgggtttgggtttgacCTTCATGCAAACCTTATATGCCATCCTGGCTTACAAGGCTCCTACAAGTGATGAAGGCTATCATTATCCATGATTATGTATGTTCTCGCGTCCTGTGCCAACTGTATTAGCCACTGTTAATTGTTTCACCTCCTGCAATAGTTATGTTTTTTATGTCCCAATTAAAGCTATGACTAAGTATTAAGTATTGTTTGCGGGGGTATGTATTATTCCCAAGTTTAGCAATAAACAATGTAAATCTAATTCCtataaaacaatataaatttgttgagtgTGGCCATCTAAGCTATGGAAGCAAACATGATTACATTGATGTATCAAATATTAGTGTGACAGGTGAGTTGcctttttgtttgagaacTAAATCAGGAAAGGGAATTGTTAAGTTTGGTGGGAATTGCTTATCCGTTGGTCTGGAATATCACATTGCTTATCCATTGGAGGAAAACAACGTAGGAATAGTTGTGCTTGCAGTGCTTCTGGTTTTAAGCTTTATCATTTTCTGTTCGGGGGATATCATATTGAATTGTATTAACTTTGTAGCCACTCCAAACCATTGCCAATATTTCAGTGCgatatattttcaaattgtcGCACTCTTAACGTAACTAGTTACCACAAACATTCCTCCATCCATTTACTCGAAAGTAAAGTTTCTTTATCACTTTGTTTTGTGCTAACATTCACCAACGGGAGAAAAGCTCAACAAATTATATAGATAAAATTGTAGCAATGGTTCCTGAACTAAGCCTCAACTTTACCTTTCATCCCTCACCTTGCTACATTGTTCCGGTAGTACTTTAATTATACTTCCACTTTCAGAAATCATTCTTTCCGCCACCTCAGTCAACTTTTTCGTTAAAAATGAGGGTATATTTgtcttttcattaattttaaattgattaaaaaatttttttttaaaaaaaactctctctccccaCCGATTTCTTCTCCCCCATTCCCCATGGCCATCACCATCCCcatgaacccaaaacccagcGGCCCCCACCCCAGCCCGCAACTACAGAAAAGtgagaacaaaaaaatcatcCACAAAACCCAGAACCCTAGCAACTacaggaaagagaaaaaaattcatccactgaggcttgtttttttatttctagttTTGTTATTTGAGTGCTCACGCAGGCACCTACATGTTTGCTGTCttccatttcaattttctgccaaacaacaaaataggaaaacaaaatctCGACTAGAAAGGAAAGTTAATTGCGTGTGAATCCTCTCACTAGACTTGGTATTATCAGAAGCCAAAATAGAGCAGTAAAATAAGGGGATTTGGGATGAAAAAATTGAGGGATTGAAGAACTACAATTGAAACAAGACCAGAATTTATCTCAAAAATACACAAGTTGGAACACACCAAACCCCAAGCGCACTGCCCAAATACATTAAACTGCTGGACAATAAAAATCactaaagaacaaataaagagGAGAAAAAGGCGAATAcatgcattttttattttttattattaataatactAACTTGTTGCATGGCAAGATTGGGAGGACAGATTGGGTTTGGGGGGAAGGGAAGAAATCGGGTGGAGGTGGGGGAAAGAAGAaattggggagagagagagagagagagagagagagagagagagagagagagagagagatagaagagaagagaagagaagagaatagaAGAGAGACAGAGGGGGAAAGAGGAAATGGGTGTGGGGGGGAGGGGAAGAATAAATCGGGTGGAGGTGGGGgaaagaagaaattagagagagagagagagagagagagagagagagagaaaagagacttcgggagaaagaagaaatcgGGCAGAGGTGGtggaaagaagaaattggagagagagagagatgagatgagatttattttttaaaattttttatgtgAAAAGACATTTTTGTTCATGCCAAGTAGGATTTGTCCATGTCATGTCATCAAATAAAACGGAAAAGTTGACTGAAATGACCGAAAGGATGGTTTCTGAAACTGGAAGTATAATTAAAGCACTACGGTAACAATTTAGCAATATgaggaacaaaaaataaaattgaggcTTAATCCAGAgaccattgctacaattttaccaattatatatatctttatTGAACTTGAACATCATAGGGCATTCCCGAAGACACAACAAGAAACTACCAGCCTAAGTGAAGATTCAGGGCACtcctttttttatacttcTCTTCCACTCAACCTACATATCTAGTGCTTTATTATGTCTAAGCTTTGAGTACATCAGGCCTCACCGTTTAGGAATTTAGGCAACCAGCTGACTCTTTAGAGTGGCTCCAGCGAAggagcccagcccgaggcaagggcagaaaaaaaaaaaaattccgctcCAGCGTGCAGCCCAGGCCCGGGTttggtgtgggacccaccaactcgggccagcccgaaggcCAAACCAGCCCCAGGTCCAAAACGAgggtgctgacgtcagcgctggcgtcacgctgacgtcagcgctggcgtcacgctgacgtcagcgctggcgtcacgctgacgtcagctagctggtacgctgccacgtgtcgcgctcagtgccttccgatctgcttctcctttctaatccaacggctgaggcttttttgggtgaaaaaaatatgaaaaaaaattctaaaaaattctaaaaaattctgatatttttttctataaatacctatcaatacccttcactttcaacaccaatactcttacatttcattatacttctactaatattcactctttttacacaacattttcctctttttcatctagcattttgaaattcatccgaaatttgaacccaaatttatctgaattttgaattttgaaattcattcgaaatttgaacccaaaaatttatctgaaatttgaactttgaaattaatccgaaatttgaatccaaatatcttatccgaaaattttatctgattatgaatagtcttgacacgtaggaatccgaaaatcttatctgaaaatattacccaaattaattattttcattaaaaaataggaggaaaaaacaaaaaagtgaatagtaattgctatggctaagggcaacgggtggagaaacgatttactatttgcaagggcaaccactattcacgtgaatagtgcttgccctagctccacccttgccatggctaagggtaaatgggtggagttgctcttatgAATTCGCTGGAGATTGTCTTTGTAGTCGACGTAGTAAAGCCCGATAGCCTTCCCCCCATTCAAAGTCGTGAAATAGAGCCCAGTGGAAATATCCTTTGACATTCGCACCACTCCTGCAAAAACAGAAATGACAAGTAAATGGATACTTTTTCATCAAACTTGCAAATTGACAATGGATAAAGTCCTAGATTTgatatttattaataataataataatagcatagCTTCTTAGTTCTTACCATTCTTGGTTAGTTCATCAATGATGCTATTGTAGTGATCAATACCCTGTTGGTTTAGCCCATCACTCAAGGTTCTCTCTGCACattgaaaatttcaaagaaagaGATTAACTCgttgaacaaaaaagaaaaattaaagccACTAGAAGCTGCAATTCCCACCCTTTCTAACAATTCTAAATATCTGAAGCAGATCGAAACACAATAATTTCAGTGCCAGAGAAGGGAAGAGGTGGCAGCAGGGACAGGCGTAGTGGAGGAGGACGGGGTTCGTCGCATTTGGATAGTTGGAGAGAAAAagggtagagagagagaagagagggaggagtgggtttcaattttaaattatttcagtattttttatttaatttgatatTTAGAATGTTAAATGGttaaaattactaaaatatcCATACCATGTCAACAAGTTAGCAGTTTTTCAGCTCAAATTAACGGATAGGGTAATGTGGCTcgcaaaacaaaatttcatttggGACATCTGGTCATTTTAAAGCTCAGGGGGCAAATTGAAACAAATTGCAAAGCACAAGgggcatttaaaaaaatatgcctAAACAAAGTAGTTGTCTTGAAACTATgctaacaaaaaaaagtagtgGTGAACAAAAATGCTTCTTTTACAAAATGATGCTAACAATTTTATGCTCATTCCCAATAATTGTTGTCCTTAATGTTTACTGGTAACCGTATAAAAAAATTAGCGATAATTGTATTAAATAATTGGgcacaaaaaccaaatacccATAAACGGTTAATACAAAGATGGATGCACAGTAACGACAAAGAGTTAATCTAGATAAAAGAGGATACACAAGCGACATTGTACAACTTGTATCTCCACTAATTACCCTAAAATACCAAATACATTTCAACATAACAGTCATGTTGACGTCCAAAATGGGGTTCAAGTGAGATAGATGTGGAGTGGTGGATGAAGTGTGAAGGCGTGGGTCTTCAGCATATGTATGTGCCTTCGGGAGGCAAGGCAAGTGACTGCCTTCGGCAGGTTGATGCCTTCCGTGGGTTAAGTGgaaggtgaggaccttcaGCAAGTTAATGACTAGTGAAGGCTTCTGCAGGTTGGGGGACAATAAAGGCCTTCGGCAGCCAGTGGCGGTTAGCATAAGTAAAGTAAATAAGCATGCAAAAAACAAGGTATACATGGTTCACCCGAATTATGGGCTACATCCACGGAAAGATGTTCTCattatgataatgtttgtttacatttgtataAGGGGATTAGACCCAAAGATAAAGGGAAGAAGGTGAAAGAGTCCTAAGCACAAAGCCTAAGAGTCCAAGGCCCAAAGGTCAAGACCCTTTTCTAAGTAAAGAGTGGTCTTCCTTTCTAGGTGAAGGGGAGTCTCCACCTCTTGTAGtcttccaatgtgggactcttgATATTGCCCCTAGTTGTGACTTGTGGAAAGGCTTCTTTGGCTAAGATGATGACCTCTGAAAGCATGGCACTTGGCTGATCTTGCTTAGCTAATTATTTTGGTTAGTCATGGTATCAatagtagtcccccaagtttgcAAGTAAAAAGGTACTTCTTGCTTGGGGATTTGTAATTTTAAGTGCATTGGCCAAACATCACCATAGTCCATCTTCCAAGTCATATAGTGCACTACCCACAGTCTCCCATATCTCTAGGTAAGAAAGACATTGGAGGGAGGGAATTTGtaacaaaaacccaagtgGTTTGCAAGTCCCCAGTTTGTTTTGCAAGGGTGCCGAAGGGCATCATAGTACGCCGAAGGTACAAGACTCGCATGTCGTAAGACAAGGTGCTAAAGAGCACGTAGGTGTCGAAGGCTTAAGACTTGCATGTCCCAAGACAATATGTGTTGGCACGAGGCCGAAAGCATAAGATTTGCATGTCACGAGACAAGGTACTGAAGGGCACATAGGTGCCGAAGGCTTAACACTTGCATGTCACAAGACAATGTGCGTAAGCACGAGGGTGCTGAAGGCACAAGACTTGCATGTCACAAGACAAGGTACTAAAAGGCACGTAGGTGCTGAAGGCTTAAGACTTTCATTTTGCAAGACAATTTTcgtaggcacgagggtgccaaAGACATAAGACTTGCATGTCACAAGATAAGGTACTTAAGGGCACATAGGTGCCGAAGGCTTAAgaattgcatgtcgcaagaCAATATGTATAGGCACGAGGATACCGCAGGCATAAGACTTGCCTGTCACAAGACAAGGTACTGAAGGGCACGTAGGTGGCGAAGCCCCAAgaattgcatgtcgcaagaCAATGTGCTTAGGCTTGGGGTGCCCAAGGCATAAGACTTGCATGTCTCAAGAGAAGGTGCTGAAGGGCATGCTTGCGTGTCACAAGGTGGTTGCCGAATGGCATACTTGCGTTTCGCAAGGTGAGGTGCCGAAGGATAAAAAGGGCAAAGTGTACAGGGGTGGTGACGACACGAAGCTTTCATGTTGCAAGATAAAATGTTGAACGGCACGGGGTGCCcaaggcacaaagcttgcatgtcacAATGCAATGTGCCTAGGCATAAGGGTGCCAAAGGcgcaaagcttgcatgtcgcaagatAAAATACCGAAGGGTACAAGATGGCGATGGCACTTGTATAAAACTTTTGTGTCCTAAGGAAAATTGCCAAAGGGCATGAAACTTGGCAAGGTGCCGAAAGCATTTGCATAAAACTTGTGTGTCGCAAGGAAAATTGCCAAAGGACATGAAACTTGGCAGAAGGGCACAAGATGTCGAAGGCATTTGCGTGTTGTAAGGAAATTGTTGAAGGCATGTGCATGAaacttgcatgtcgcaaggaaATTGCCGAAGGGCATGAGACTTGGAAAGATTCCAAAGGGCACAGGGTGCCGAAGATATTTGCATAAAACTCATGCAAGAAACTTGGCAAGGTGCCGAAGGGAAGAATTGCAAATgtgccttttttgttttttttggtggcaAGTTGCCGATTGCCAAAAGTTAAGTGGGCTTTAGAATTTTGTCTTGTTCTTGAATAAGGATGTAAGGtttcagcttcttcttctataaGACCAAGTGTATTGAATCACGGATTTCTGAAGAGAAAATGATGGGCTTGCTTCGTTAAGTGGGCTTTGCGTACCGGTCGGTAAGGTCGTTGTCGCTCAATTGGAGATGGTTTGGAGGTTGACTAATTCCTTCAGTCGACGGCCTTCCGATCAGTAAGTGTGACATCACGTCTGAAAAAACATGCATCTAATGCTTAGGAAATGAACTTTAGCCACAAcctatacaacaaaaacattctaaatggcagattcattttgtttatactagttgagctaaacctttttcattttaaaccaaGTATCTTAGCCTAGTCTCTTTGAACACAAATAGCAAACGGAAAAAGGGAATCACTACAAGGAAAAACCCTTTTGGCGACCACCACGTTTGGTCGCTAAAAGACCTCATTTGGTCGCCAAAACAATTTGGCGACGAAATATTATCGTCGCCATAATGGTCACTGAAACCTCGTGGCTGAAAGTTCCAGGCGACGGAAATTGAAGTTCGTCTCCAAAACCTTTAAGCGACCACAAATTTTCGTCACCTAACATAATTTAGTTGGTCGCCTATGAAGGAGAGTTCCTGCTAAAACACCAAATTTTGGTGCGTACTTAAAAGGGATCAGGCGACCAAATTTATTTGTTCGTCGCCTATAGGTTCTGGCGACTAATGGATTTTGTCGCAAAAACACtttatttttcgttttttttcctaatttttttgttatagaAAGAACTTTTCTTACaagcaataaataaacatattgTAATTTCGGGAAACAATAGATTTAGAAGCAATAGAAATTACATAAAAGTTTTTCACATTCAAAGGTACATGAGCATAGTAGTCATTTAAGTACACATAAAAATAAGCATAAATGAATAAAGAACTCTCCACTCAAGTCTAAAGCCCAGGCTCCAAATTTTCTTGCCCTTTGCAACCCCAAGTTTTGCGTTCATTATTTCTCCACATGAAGACTAGAGACCAAGCCTGTGGGATAGGTGGGGTCGTGATATGATCTCTTGGAAGTTATAATCTCTACCAATTGTTGCTTCACCTCAAACTCATCCATCATCTTCCTctacaaaagaaataaaataaagcaacatCAATatgtacacacacacacatatatataacaagCCCAATTTAAAATCTCCAACTTGCATACACATCAAGAAAAGACAAACTTAAACTCAACGCAGACTAATTTCCTTATAAAAATGGAGTTCAAATAAGTTAATGCACTTTAACTTAAactgaagaaagaaaacttaCTCTTGCATATCTTTGGCGCTGCTCCCACTGATCTCAGACTTATTATTTTTCGGAGGAAAAGGGCTGTCTGGGAGGCAAAAAACAAGGAAGTTATAACCGTAAGGATAGAAAGAGCAGTGAAAGTTTTGGTGCCTAATCATACATAAGTAGACTTAAATCATATTCCTTTTGCCAGTCCGATATAGCAATTCAAATTCCTTTCCATTTAGTACTACAATATGCATCTTCTGTGCCATCATCATTGACTAGCAGCTCTAAGCAAAATCAGGGgataaaagaaacaagaagtacattaaaaacaaggaaaagaaaaggaaaaactcaCTATTCTGCTGCAAAAGTTAGTCCTCTAGTCTTAAAATCATGGATGCTTTACCAGCTAATGTAAGTAGTAATTTCAACCTTCTACATATTGCCAACctaaaaatttgagaactacTTGAACTTATAATAAACAAGATTAAAACTGacaaaccaaaaataataacttATTAAACAGCTGTAAGTGAGCCCCTTGTATGATCAAATTATTTCTCTCTATTCAAAAAGACAATCAAAAAAAGATAAGATCTCCTCTctccaacaaaaagaaatgaatcTATATGGGAATGTTTATGCACAGTCTAAACCAAGAAAACTAATTTTAGAAAATACAAACATAGCAAATCACTTAATTTTGAGAGAGCTTTAGATCAAATTActcttcaaactcaaaatagtaTATGCCTCCACCCTCCTAAATTTAACTAATCATCATAATTCAAGCAAATGCCAAAAGCATTATTCTTTTGCTCATTTAACCCAAAACAACAACATAATAAAACCAATCACAAAAAGCACCAAATATTCAAGAGAAAGCCTCAAGATAAAACTAAATGGTCCAAAACTAGGTTGTGGTCTCTCCCAAGTCCAAAGGcagaaataaattatttttaggtAAAGGTATTAAAACAAGGGAAGCACAAAAAATCTTAAAAGGAGGTAAAACAACATGTATAAACCCAACAATACACAACATGAAAAATCGACACCTACGTAAATGGTACAGGTTCCTCATTTCAAATTAggaatattaaataaaaaataaaaggcaagTGCTATTTATTAAGTTGGTCACTGATATTATCCACATACAAAGAATCATAAACTAAAATGAAGATAGATGACAGAAGCAAGAGgaacgaaaagaaaagaaaaaaacttgttTCAGTTTCGAGCTATTTGATAATTCAATGACCCTTGattaaatttcataaacattaacatgttacaaaactcacaactcaaaaaaaataaaaaaaaaaaaaaaaaacagagaaactaGTTGTCATACCTATACCTAACTAGAAGCAGCAGACGAAGAAGTGGTGAAGGAGGAATTCACCAACTCAGTGGTTGAGGGGTTGTCTACGACCTCGTTATTAcgacaaaaacaaacaagatttatttttctagaatcaaaatcaaataattacagaaaattggttaaataaataaaataattaaatgaacACACCGTTGAATCAGAGTTGGTCTGTGAGTGAAGCGATTGTAGAGAATCTCTGGTATTTGCGTGAGTCAGAGAGTGTTGATGTAGCAGCAAGTGGAGTAGAGAAATCTGGAGGGgaagagagaatgagaaatAACTCATGGCACGAGAAATCTGAAGGGAGAAGGAAGAGAGGTTGGGTATATGAGTGATTGGTCATCGACGAAGGATCGCGCTGGGAGCGTCGATGGAGGATTTAGGCCCCGTTTAGGATtgctttttttggccaaaaacctgcttcactttaaagttaagcagtttaaggtgtttggtaaaaataaaatatcctgattattttaaaatgagtGGCCTTCTGACAGCAACTTTTTAAAGCAAGCTCTGGgttgcttttcaaagctgttttcaaaagaagcagagatgaacttttaatgaatttttttaatttccaaaataccatcattcattttaaaaaatgacaccacctccacttccacatccaactccaccacttgcaccaccacattcactacctccacaaccaccatcaccaccaccacctcctcctccatctccacctcctccacctccaccac
It encodes:
- the LOC18766044 gene encoding UPF0481 protein At3g47200, whose translation is MTESNIDDDSVMGNTDNATAAGNDLKNQSSGLSENRKEDELLASSIRKKLPQQSSSLACSCIFRIPHILRRGNENVFVPNLVSIGPYHHGHEDLKAMEEIKQWYLHCLLERRGNQEASVMSFVKGIRSMEKYCRDCYGEKVNLSSDDFVEIMVVDGCFIIELFRKYITDAGKCAIKVFPERDDPVFNTAWMIAALLYDLLLLENQIPWRVLDCLFKLTRENDETEETSLSQLTLYYFEFYTLGRYPKKIEETGSKHLLDFIRRCLLGGTKEDSNNIHPNSDWAPIPSVTELLQAGVKFRRTDDSMLNITFENGVMKIPPIVVNENGESLFRNLIVYEQCEASVYECKITSYAVVLDNLINTSSDVDILIQKGILLTHLSKEDIASFFNKLYNNTIPGHFSYKELTDKVNEHYHRRFNRWKTILARDYFNNPWSTLAFAGALLGLGLTFMQTLYAILAYKAPTSDEGYHYP